A window of Mucilaginibacter paludis DSM 18603 contains these coding sequences:
- a CDS encoding family 43 glycosylhydrolase, which produces MSSAYANPVPGQKLLAYWRFEQVQHLNGELSQSIKGNPLTADDRKPTEPQPFVYDDSGNGNFLQVRGSKSSPNVFSDDVPSSETAGKPNQRSLTLKWTGECVLTMDRPLAYADIQKSWKIEASLLCNQLALEQVFICKEGLKGNLAADVSIGYDPMLKRYFVEVMCADGKARRVPAGSAVMAGKWYDICADAVYDEEHDLTTLKISVKASGAKNFEKPATIVVKGITMQHHAAMWVVGHGYPGGFPNSLQVDGGGIDEVKIWGEALPRKVGQNPLFTDAFTADPTALVCGDSVYAYVGHDAASVGGWFNMPEWLCYSSTDMKHWKAHGSILKAQDFVNANSTAAWAAQVVKKGNKYYFYVTLDGKKGHFITVAVGNSPTGPFKEAMPGKPLITDDMTNDSHRPNADIDPTVLIDDDGTPWMFWGNGDCYMVKLNQNMVELDGPITKIPFRNYSEGPWVFKRNGLYYNVYAADAPGVQAEQICYSTATKITGPWVYGGLVTGPAKYGFTIHPAVIAFKNKWYFFYHDGSYALDGTPGGDCRRSVCLEYLDFYQNGQIKPVALTVQGINSVKQK; this is translated from the coding sequence TTGAGTTCCGCATATGCTAACCCGGTGCCTGGTCAAAAACTCCTGGCTTATTGGCGTTTTGAACAGGTACAGCATCTAAATGGCGAGCTAAGCCAATCCATCAAAGGTAACCCGCTTACCGCGGATGACCGTAAGCCAACAGAACCCCAACCCTTTGTATATGATGATTCCGGGAACGGTAATTTTCTCCAGGTACGTGGCTCAAAGTCCTCGCCCAATGTTTTTTCTGACGATGTGCCCAGCTCCGAAACAGCTGGCAAGCCTAACCAACGTTCCCTAACGTTGAAATGGACAGGGGAATGTGTGCTTACGATGGACCGCCCGTTGGCTTACGCTGATATCCAGAAGAGCTGGAAGATAGAAGCCAGCTTGTTATGCAACCAGCTCGCGTTGGAGCAGGTGTTTATTTGTAAGGAAGGTTTAAAGGGAAACCTGGCCGCCGATGTTTCAATTGGCTACGACCCTATGTTAAAACGATATTTTGTAGAGGTGATGTGTGCAGATGGCAAGGCCCGCCGTGTACCGGCTGGCAGTGCGGTGATGGCCGGTAAATGGTATGATATATGTGCCGATGCCGTTTATGATGAGGAGCATGACCTAACCACACTGAAGATCTCGGTAAAAGCCTCGGGCGCTAAAAACTTTGAAAAACCGGCAACTATCGTGGTTAAAGGTATTACCATGCAACATCATGCTGCTATGTGGGTGGTAGGCCATGGATACCCCGGAGGGTTCCCCAATAGTTTGCAGGTAGATGGCGGTGGCATTGATGAAGTGAAGATATGGGGAGAGGCTTTGCCTCGTAAAGTGGGCCAAAACCCTTTGTTTACCGATGCTTTTACAGCAGATCCGACGGCGTTGGTATGCGGAGATAGCGTTTATGCTTATGTTGGCCACGATGCCGCATCTGTTGGAGGTTGGTTTAACATGCCCGAATGGTTGTGTTACTCGTCTACCGATATGAAACATTGGAAGGCTCACGGATCTATTTTAAAAGCGCAGGATTTTGTAAATGCTAATAGTACTGCCGCCTGGGCAGCACAGGTTGTAAAAAAAGGCAATAAATATTATTTTTATGTTACGTTGGATGGTAAGAAGGGGCATTTCATAACTGTGGCAGTTGGCAACAGCCCTACCGGCCCGTTTAAAGAAGCGATGCCCGGTAAGCCTTTGATTACCGATGATATGACAAATGATTCGCACCGGCCAAATGCAGATATCGACCCAACTGTGCTGATAGATGACGATGGTACCCCCTGGATGTTTTGGGGGAATGGTGATTGCTACATGGTTAAATTAAACCAAAATATGGTTGAGCTGGATGGCCCGATAACTAAAATTCCTTTCCGGAATTATTCTGAAGGGCCCTGGGTATTTAAACGGAATGGCCTGTATTATAATGTGTATGCAGCCGACGCGCCTGGCGTTCAGGCCGAGCAGATTTGCTATTCTACTGCCACGAAAATTACTGGCCCATGGGTTTACGGCGGCTTGGTAACCGGGCCCGCAAAATATGGATTTACCATTCATCCAGCTGTGATAGCGTTTAAAAATAAGTGGTATTTTTTCTACCACGACGGCTCATATGCGTTAGATGGAACGCCGGGTGGCGATTGCAGAAGGTCGGTATGCCTGGAATATCTTGATTTTTACCAGAACGGGCAAATTAAGCCGGTAGCCCTCACAGTACAAGGCATAAATTCAGTTAAACAAAAATAA
- a CDS encoding SRPBCC domain-containing protein — MKTTTTTDFTTTIMVDRTVREAFDAISDVSGWWAKDFKGRAKILNDVFTVTFGQTFVDFKIAEVVPGEKVVWLVTDCNLHWLKDHKEWKNTSVVWEIAPVGSATEITMTHVGLAPACECYDDCNVGWTRHINGSLYKLLSEGVGQPQ, encoded by the coding sequence ATGAAAACAACGACAACAACTGATTTTACCACAACAATAATGGTAGATCGAACTGTGAGAGAAGCATTTGATGCCATCTCGGATGTAAGTGGATGGTGGGCTAAAGATTTTAAAGGCAGGGCTAAAATATTAAACGATGTGTTTACCGTAACATTCGGGCAGACGTTCGTCGACTTTAAAATTGCCGAGGTTGTTCCCGGGGAAAAGGTGGTGTGGCTGGTTACTGACTGTAATCTTCATTGGTTGAAAGACCACAAGGAATGGAAAAACACGAGTGTAGTTTGGGAAATTGCGCCTGTAGGTAGTGCTACCGAAATAACGATGACACATGTTGGCTTAGCTCCGGCTTGCGAGTGTTATGATGATTGCAACGTTGGCTGGACGAGGCACATCAATGGGAGTTTGTATAAATTGCTATCAGAAGGGGTTGGGCAGCCTCAATAA
- the map gene encoding type I methionyl aminopeptidase — MIIANETDLAGMKKVSDAVALTLKEMREYACVGMSTKELDNYGGGLLDKFGAKSAPFSTYQFPGYTCISLNNEVCHGIPSADRIIQEGDLLNIDVSAELEGFWSDNGGSFIIGQDIHQQTKLIETSREILKKAINAIRGGFKINELGWLIESEAKKQGFKVIKNLGGHGIGRALHERPDAILNHQDRLDQRRFRKNTVVAIETFITTDSTWAVELPDGFTLVGDKGGFSVQHEHTIVVTDGLPIILTEQNGIWD; from the coding sequence ATGATCATAGCGAACGAAACAGACCTTGCGGGAATGAAAAAAGTTAGTGATGCTGTAGCGTTAACTTTAAAAGAAATGCGTGAATATGCCTGCGTGGGAATGAGCACTAAAGAACTGGATAATTATGGCGGTGGGTTACTGGATAAATTTGGTGCAAAGTCTGCACCTTTTTCAACTTATCAGTTTCCTGGCTATACCTGTATCAGCCTCAACAATGAAGTATGCCATGGTATACCTTCAGCTGATCGTATTATTCAGGAAGGTGACTTGTTGAATATTGACGTTTCAGCTGAATTGGAAGGTTTTTGGTCAGATAATGGCGGTTCCTTTATTATTGGTCAGGATATCCATCAGCAAACAAAGTTGATTGAAACATCGCGCGAGATACTGAAAAAAGCGATCAACGCCATCAGAGGTGGCTTTAAAATAAATGAACTTGGCTGGCTGATAGAAAGCGAAGCTAAAAAACAAGGCTTCAAAGTGATCAAGAACCTGGGCGGACATGGCATAGGCAGAGCGCTGCATGAACGCCCCGACGCGATTTTAAATCATCAGGACCGCTTAGATCAACGACGGTTCAGGAAGAATACCGTAGTGGCCATCGAGACGTTTATCACCACCGATTCTACCTGGGCAGTGGAGCTTCCTGATGGTTTTACCTTAGTTGGCGATAAAGGTGGCTTCAGTGTGCAACACGAGCATACCATAGTGGTTACGGACGGCCTTCCTATTATTTTGACCGAGCAAAACGGCATCTGGGATTAA
- a CDS encoding helix-turn-helix domain-containing protein, with translation MPINFFKHLADQNGDHILRIAPPEHLKEVVEGFYVCKAGYPEERELFFNDGYPVIALMQNKDENFSVNIDGHTKYVGNAWVCGGVLRNIYCEFERRFEDCLVIRFNAVTFFKLFDINEDSFQNRQVFDFTEIAGYGIEKFKEAYYSCTALEDRVKVIVDFLSGKMTVYSYPKLLIDIQNYIEREGILTVKDILDGYSVRLNYKWLERNFKKHLGISPQSYLLMRRFLNAYLDLDALTSKDLLEIAIDNGYYDDNHLIKDFRRFSGVTPKTYFNVPARVFNKAIDTVAL, from the coding sequence ATGCCCATCAATTTTTTTAAACATTTAGCTGATCAAAATGGCGATCACATTCTCAGAATTGCTCCTCCGGAGCATTTAAAAGAAGTTGTGGAAGGCTTTTATGTTTGTAAGGCAGGCTACCCCGAAGAAAGAGAGCTGTTTTTTAACGATGGCTACCCTGTGATAGCCCTGATGCAAAACAAAGATGAAAACTTTAGCGTAAATATTGACGGCCATACCAAATATGTGGGTAACGCCTGGGTTTGCGGTGGCGTGCTAAGGAATATTTATTGTGAGTTTGAACGCCGTTTTGAAGATTGCCTGGTTATCCGTTTTAATGCCGTAACTTTCTTTAAATTATTTGATATCAACGAAGATAGTTTTCAGAATAGACAGGTTTTTGATTTTACCGAAATAGCCGGCTACGGTATTGAAAAGTTTAAGGAAGCTTATTATAGTTGCACTGCCCTTGAAGACAGAGTGAAAGTAATTGTGGATTTTCTTTCCGGAAAAATGACAGTTTATTCCTATCCAAAGCTACTCATCGATATACAAAATTACATTGAAAGGGAAGGTATCCTTACTGTTAAGGATATTTTGGATGGTTATTCAGTTCGCTTAAATTACAAATGGCTCGAAAGAAATTTTAAAAAACATTTAGGGATCTCTCCCCAAAGTTACCTTTTGATGAGGCGCTTTTTGAATGCTTACCTTGATTTGGATGCTTTGACCTCCAAAGACCTGTTAGAAATTGCGATAGATAACGGGTATTATGACGATAATCATTTAATAAAAGACTTCCGGCGTTTTTCTGGTGTGACGCCCAAAACTTATTTTAACGTGCCTGCCAGGGTGTTTAATAAAGCTATAGATACTGTGGCGTTGTAA
- a CDS encoding cation-translocating P-type ATPase, whose product MPLNNLNVKGLTTAQVAAARAKYGKNILDYKKENGFTDAIKSLAKEPMVLLLLVTSCIYFISGKTGDGIFLASAIILVAGISLYQDSRSRNALDKLKDFSQPFCKVIRNGNVEEIKSEELVLGDSLMVEEGTSITADGIIAQSNDFSVNESILTGESLAVYKDKAAADNVVYHGTTVASGLAIATITAIGNQTRLGKIGKSLESIAEEKTPLELQINNFVKKMVMAGAVIFLIVWGINYFNSFNILDSLIKALTLAMSILPEEIPVAFTTFMALGAWRLMKMGIVVKQMKTVETLGSASVICTDKTGTLTENKMSLAKVYTLTTNQILNVENMPGETERELVTLAMWASEPIPFDPMEIALHDAYSKISQGDKRPDYKMIHEYPLGGKPPMMTHLFENGSGKRIIAAKGAPEALMGISNLNSTEKKQITKAIDALAAEGYRVLAVAEADFAGNNFPATQQEFKFAFKGLVSFYDPPKKNISAVLQDFYKAGIAVKIITGDNAETTEAIAREINFHGFDRCISGDELMKLNETDLERTVEQTNIFTRMFPDAKLKIINALKAKNEIVAMTGDGVNDGPALKAAHIGIAMGKKGTEIAKQAASLILLEDDLSKMVDAVAMGRRIYTNLKKAIQYIISIHIPIVLTVFIPLALGWIYPNIFSPVHIIFLELIMGPTCSIIYENEPMEKNTMLQKPRPFSATFFNWKELTTSIIQGLGITIGTLATYQYAIGKGADEQLTRTMVFTCLITANILLTLVNRSFYYSLFTTIRYKNNLVLLIIAITLLISVALIYFAPLTAFFGFEPLNVYQLITSMAIGFISVVWFELFKWRTRKRPRL is encoded by the coding sequence ATGCCTTTAAATAATCTTAATGTAAAAGGACTGACAACAGCGCAAGTAGCTGCGGCCAGAGCTAAATACGGGAAAAATATACTCGACTATAAAAAAGAAAACGGCTTTACTGATGCTATTAAAAGTTTGGCTAAGGAACCAATGGTGCTTTTGCTTTTGGTAACCTCCTGCATTTACTTTATAAGCGGAAAAACAGGTGATGGTATTTTTTTGGCGTCGGCAATCATACTGGTTGCAGGCATCTCTTTGTACCAGGATTCGCGGAGCCGGAACGCGCTTGATAAACTAAAGGATTTTAGCCAGCCTTTTTGTAAGGTGATTAGAAATGGAAATGTTGAAGAAATTAAAAGCGAAGAACTTGTTTTGGGCGATAGCCTGATGGTTGAAGAAGGGACTTCGATCACCGCCGACGGTATTATAGCGCAATCAAACGATTTTTCTGTAAACGAAAGCATTCTAACCGGCGAATCTTTAGCAGTTTACAAAGATAAAGCAGCTGCCGATAATGTGGTTTATCATGGCACAACAGTTGCCAGCGGTTTGGCCATAGCTACCATCACAGCTATAGGCAATCAAACCCGGCTGGGTAAAATCGGCAAAAGCCTGGAATCTATCGCCGAGGAAAAAACGCCGCTTGAACTACAGATCAACAATTTTGTAAAAAAAATGGTGATGGCTGGTGCGGTTATCTTCCTGATTGTTTGGGGCATCAATTATTTCAACTCCTTTAATATTTTAGATAGCCTGATTAAAGCCCTTACGTTGGCTATGAGTATCCTGCCGGAAGAAATTCCGGTGGCTTTTACCACCTTTATGGCGCTCGGTGCCTGGCGGCTGATGAAAATGGGTATCGTAGTTAAGCAAATGAAAACCGTTGAAACATTGGGCAGCGCATCGGTGATCTGCACCGATAAAACCGGTACCTTAACAGAGAATAAAATGAGCCTGGCCAAAGTGTATACCCTTACAACCAACCAGATTCTGAACGTTGAAAATATGCCTGGCGAAACTGAAAGGGAATTGGTTACGCTGGCTATGTGGGCGAGTGAGCCGATCCCTTTCGACCCGATGGAGATTGCCCTTCATGATGCCTATTCAAAAATAAGCCAGGGAGATAAGCGCCCCGATTATAAAATGATTCATGAATATCCTTTAGGTGGCAAGCCGCCTATGATGACTCACCTTTTTGAAAATGGAAGCGGGAAACGCATTATAGCAGCAAAGGGCGCACCCGAAGCATTGATGGGCATCAGCAATTTGAATAGTACAGAAAAAAAACAGATAACGAAGGCAATTGACGCACTGGCAGCCGAAGGTTACCGGGTATTGGCTGTAGCCGAAGCGGATTTTGCAGGCAATAATTTCCCGGCTACACAACAGGAATTTAAATTCGCGTTTAAAGGGTTGGTGTCGTTTTACGATCCGCCAAAGAAAAATATCAGTGCGGTACTGCAAGATTTTTACAAAGCCGGTATCGCCGTTAAAATCATTACGGGCGATAATGCCGAAACCACCGAAGCTATTGCCAGGGAAATTAATTTTCATGGTTTTGACAGGTGCATTAGTGGCGATGAGTTGATGAAACTGAACGAGACTGACCTGGAAAGAACAGTTGAACAAACAAATATTTTCACTCGGATGTTTCCGGATGCCAAGTTGAAAATTATTAATGCATTAAAAGCCAAAAACGAGATTGTGGCCATGACGGGGGATGGTGTTAATGATGGGCCAGCACTTAAAGCCGCCCACATTGGCATTGCGATGGGTAAAAAAGGAACAGAAATTGCTAAACAAGCAGCATCACTGATCCTGCTGGAAGATGACCTCTCGAAAATGGTGGATGCCGTGGCGATGGGCAGGCGCATCTATACCAACCTGAAGAAGGCTATCCAATACATTATTTCAATACATATTCCCATCGTGTTAACGGTATTTATACCACTGGCTTTGGGCTGGATATATCCCAATATTTTTTCACCGGTACATATCATCTTCCTCGAATTAATCATGGGACCAACATGTTCCATTATTTATGAAAACGAACCGATGGAAAAGAATACCATGCTGCAAAAGCCACGCCCGTTCAGTGCAACTTTTTTTAATTGGAAGGAGTTAACCACCAGTATTATACAGGGTTTGGGCATCACTATCGGTACACTTGCTACTTATCAATATGCTATTGGCAAAGGAGCGGATGAACAACTCACGCGTACCATGGTGTTCACCTGCCTTATAACGGCCAACATATTGCTCACCTTGGTTAATCGTTCGTTTTACTATTCGCTGTTTACCACCATCAGGTATAAAAATAACCTGGTGCTCCTCATCATCGCTATTACGCTGCTTATTTCGGTTGCATTAATCTATTTTGCTCCATTAACAGCATTCTTTGGGTTTGAGCCGCTTAACGTGTACCAGTTGATAACCAGCATGGCTATCGGCTTTATTTCGGTAGTGTGGTTTGAGCTTTTTAAGTGGCGCACACGGAAAAGGCCAAGGCTATAA
- a CDS encoding SRPBCC family protein → MAAKIKHQLFFPHQPKAVWEYLTSSELLELWLMKNDFKPELGHEFTFKAGPAPNFEFDGIIYCKVLEIVPYQKLSYSWKLGPGDGTFNVDSVVFWELRPRDNGTELLLEHSDFTVMKHIGIFDAMNTGWLRNIQKILEHLNTIDNGSANA, encoded by the coding sequence ATGGCAGCAAAAATAAAACATCAGTTATTTTTCCCGCACCAGCCCAAGGCGGTATGGGAGTACCTCACCAGTTCCGAACTGTTGGAACTGTGGCTTATGAAAAACGATTTTAAGCCTGAATTGGGGCACGAATTCACTTTCAAGGCGGGCCCGGCACCAAATTTTGAATTCGACGGGATCATCTATTGCAAAGTATTGGAGATCGTTCCTTATCAAAAACTTTCTTATTCGTGGAAACTTGGTCCGGGCGACGGCACCTTCAATGTTGATTCGGTCGTCTTTTGGGAGTTACGTCCCAGGGACAACGGTACTGAACTTTTACTTGAACATAGCGATTTTACTGTAATGAAACACATCGGTATTTTCGACGCCATGAATACAGGCTGGCTGCGAAATATACAGAAGATCCTTGAACATTTAAATACTATTGATAATGGCTCAGCCAATGCTTGA
- a CDS encoding ArsR/SmtB family transcription factor — protein MAQPMLDTFQVIADPSRRHMLMLLSKKSMTINSLAENFDMSRPAVSKHIRIMYNAGFISITDVGRERHCTLRKDGFDALNEWLRYFDHFWTSKLKNLENLLNNDLKN, from the coding sequence ATGGCTCAGCCAATGCTTGATACTTTCCAGGTAATTGCCGACCCAAGCCGACGGCATATGCTGATGCTGCTTTCCAAAAAAAGTATGACCATCAACAGCCTGGCTGAGAATTTCGACATGAGCCGCCCTGCTGTTTCCAAACATATAAGGATAATGTATAACGCAGGATTTATTTCTATTACCGACGTTGGCCGGGAGCGCCATTGTACCCTAAGAAAAGATGGTTTCGATGCATTGAACGAGTGGCTCAGGTACTTTGACCATTTCTGGACATCGAAACTCAAAAACCTTGAGAATTTGCTAAATAATGACCTAAAAAATTAA
- a CDS encoding glycoside hydrolase family 43 protein translates to MRKIIIGAAFFACMVVLSARVLAQNPIIQTKHTADPAPLIHGDTVFLYTGHDEDDALGFKMQDWLLYTSTDMVNWTDHGAVASLKNFKWVSDDNGAWAAQCVERKGKFYLYCPVANGRGIGVLVADSPYGPFKDPIGKPLIKNSGEDIDPTVLIDDDGQAYLYWGNPNLYYVKLNEDMVSYSGGITKDTSIAKKKGLPDPFHYQEGPWAYKRSGRYYMAYASTCCPEGIGYAMSTTPTGPWVYQGSIMDGDSRSSGNHPGIVDFKGNTYVFGFNYAIMKRTMAKHYERRSICVEKISFNADGTIQKLPFWSVEGVKQLGKLNPYNRVEAETIAYSEGLKTDKVTEWERNIAWDKGKKIADRVFVSSINNGDYLKVQGVNFSLGVSSVDVSVAALYGGKMEIHTDRIDGPLLGVVNVKNSGEGDIWRTTQTPVKQVNGTHDLYFVFKGDKDLFYFDWWRFNK, encoded by the coding sequence ATGAGAAAAATAATTATTGGGGCGGCATTTTTTGCTTGTATGGTCGTACTTTCTGCCCGCGTACTTGCACAGAACCCTATTATCCAAACCAAACACACTGCAGATCCTGCCCCCCTGATTCATGGTGATACCGTTTTTTTATATACCGGCCACGATGAAGATGATGCTTTAGGCTTTAAGATGCAGGATTGGTTGCTCTATACCTCTACCGATATGGTTAATTGGACCGATCATGGCGCGGTGGCCTCTCTTAAGAATTTTAAATGGGTTTCTGACGATAATGGCGCCTGGGCAGCACAATGTGTTGAACGCAAGGGCAAGTTTTATTTGTACTGCCCGGTAGCAAATGGGCGCGGTATTGGAGTGCTGGTTGCTGATAGCCCCTACGGCCCTTTTAAAGATCCTATCGGGAAGCCTTTGATCAAGAATAGCGGGGAAGACATTGATCCAACTGTGTTGATTGACGACGACGGACAGGCCTATCTTTACTGGGGGAATCCTAACCTTTACTACGTTAAACTGAACGAGGATATGGTTTCGTACTCCGGAGGAATTACGAAAGATACCTCTATTGCCAAGAAAAAGGGGCTGCCGGATCCCTTTCATTACCAGGAAGGGCCCTGGGCCTACAAACGTAGCGGGCGTTATTACATGGCCTATGCGTCTACCTGTTGCCCGGAAGGTATAGGTTATGCTATGAGTACTACCCCTACAGGGCCATGGGTATATCAAGGCAGCATTATGGATGGCGATAGCCGGTCGTCGGGAAACCACCCCGGGATTGTTGACTTTAAAGGTAACACGTACGTGTTTGGATTTAATTATGCTATTATGAAGCGGACAATGGCCAAACACTACGAAAGGCGTTCGATATGTGTTGAAAAGATCAGTTTTAATGCGGATGGCACTATCCAGAAATTGCCGTTCTGGTCGGTAGAAGGGGTAAAGCAATTGGGCAAGCTGAATCCATATAATCGTGTAGAAGCCGAAACGATTGCCTATAGCGAAGGGCTTAAGACAGATAAGGTTACAGAATGGGAAAGAAATATAGCATGGGACAAAGGGAAAAAGATTGCAGACCGGGTATTTGTGAGCTCCATCAATAACGGCGATTACCTCAAAGTTCAGGGCGTTAATTTTTCGCTTGGCGTATCCTCTGTTGATGTCAGCGTAGCCGCGTTGTACGGTGGTAAAATGGAAATACATACCGACCGCATCGATGGCCCTTTGCTGGGTGTTGTCAATGTGAAAAATTCAGGAGAGGGAGATATTTGGCGAACCACACAAACGCCTGTGAAGCAGGTAAATGGAACGCATGATTTATACTTTGTTTTTAAAGGGGATAAAGATCTTTTTTACTTTGACTGGTGGAGGTTTAACAAGTAA